The nucleotide window TTTTCAAGATCGATCTTTATTGCCATCCAACCTTTTTGACCTCTTTTATTCCTTATAGAATATATCACCTCTTGAGCAATGATGTTATTGTCTGAACTATGTCTTTCAGGAACAAAATTGCATTGTGTAGGAGAAACCAAATGCTCCAAAACTTTTCTTAATCTTGTAGAAAGGATTTTAGTCACAGCCTTGTAAGAGACACTGCATAGACTTATCGAACGCATCTATTTGAGGTTAGTCGCTAGCTCAACTTTTGGGATCAGGGTGATTAAAGTTTCTAATCTCAGCTACTTTCAAAGGGTCTTCAGAGATACAAAAAAGCAACCTTCAGAGATCGGGCTCAACCAAATCCCACTTACTTGGATAAAAGATGGCTTGGAGGCCATCAATCCCTGGCACTTTCATTCCTCCCATGCTGAAAATGGAATCTTTGATCTCTTTCGCTATTAAAAGTGCATCCAACATAGCTACTGAACCATGATACAGAGGAGGAAAATCATTTTCGAGAATATAGTTCACAACAATAGTTTCATCACTATAAAGCTTAATATAAAACTCAGTAGCCATATTCTCTAAGCACGGCTTATCTGAAATCCAATTACCACTATCATCTTGAAGGAAGAgaactttatttcttcttcttcttcttctagcaAGTGTGGTGCCATGGAATTATTTAGTATTTCGGTCTCCGAACTCCAGCCATTTACATCTAGATTTCTGGAACCAAATCATCTCTTCTTGGGCTAGAATTTCTTTGTATTTTTTCCATAAGACACTCTGTAATTTTTCAAGATAAGAGCTATACTTGTTACTCATGCTCACAGACAACCCTTGTAATttcatgataattttttttccttttgaagACATTACCAAAGATAGATAAGTTCCACTCTTTTAAAGCATCTTGGAAGGAAAGCATGCAGTTAGACCAAGACTCATCAAGTTTCCAGCTACTGCTGACAAGATCTTCAAACACAGGGTGTGAAAAAGTCAGGAAGCCATAAATCTAAATGGCCTTTTTCCTCTATTAGGTGTCATCATCGAAGATAGATTGAGACATAACGGAGTGTGATTGGACTTAAGGTAGGGAAGGTGCTTGATAAAAGCTTCTAGAAAAGTAATTCGCCAATCCAGATTACATCAACCTCTATCAAGCCTCTCCAAGAGATTCCCCCCTTTTCCAAGTGAAAGGGGACCCAACAAAATCCAAATCAATTAACTCACAGTCATTAACACACGATTGGAAGTCCTAATAAGCACCTCTGCTCTGATTAAAAACACCCCTCCATGCTCGAAATCAAGAAGGAAGGCGTTGAAATCTCCAACGAGGTAGCAAGGAAGGTTATTACTCCTTCTAAACAAATGAATATTGCCCGAAAGTCCCTTTTGATTAATTCTCTGAGGGCTACCATACACTGCCAAAAGAATCCATGGATTATGATTACCTGTCAATACCTTCATATGAATAACTTGCGAGCAATGGTCCATCACATCCACTTTCCAAATATTAGTGTCCCATAAGCACTAAATACCACCAGCATGACCTCTTTCTTCTTCGACAAAGACTCCATCAAAGCCCATCATTTTACGGATATCCACACCTCTCCCCCACTCACATGGGTCTCGAGTAAAACAAAGAAACTAGCATGAAACTCTCTTCTCAATTCTTTAATTAGAGAAGGAAAGGTCTTCCCTCCATCATCTCTACAATTCCAGATTATAATAGTCataaaaatagagtaaaaataaCGGAGGGACCCAAACTCAGAAACACCCAGCTCTGCTTGCTGGAGTCACAAAACTAACAGCAACAAAATTAGCTGCAACCTGCGTGTTTTTAGCTGGATCTCCAGTCGAATGATCAGGAGTGGCGACCGAGAGAGAAGGATGGTGCCTAAGACTCACCTTCGAGGACAACAGATCGTGGATGCCCGTCCAAACCTGGTTTAAGAAGTCATTTCTCATAGTGTGAGCATCGAACATCTCTTTCACCATTCTAGCAGCCTCAAATTCCTCTATCTGCACTTTATTTAGCCGCCTCATGTCTTCAAGCATGGCCATTTCCATAGCCGCCCTCTCCGCACTCGTGGATGAGGAGACGGTTTTCTGCACCTCAGTTCTAGAGATATAAACTAGGGGGAGATTGCTTTCATTGGCCTTGTTCTTAGCCTTGGCAATTTTTTCTTTGACATTGGGCCTAAGTTTGATAGCATGGCCTTTTTTGGAACCCTGCAGGTTTTTTTTCCACTCCAACTTTCAACACTTTCTTAGGAGGAATTGGGGGTGGCCCATTATTCTTCTGGGCCTCTGGTTTAGATATGGCCAGCCCAACTAGCATGGTTTCCTTTAAAGAGCTCTCCATGTGATTCTCTTACCCAACCGTATCCTTCATGATTCCCTCTGCCAGAATATCAAACCTGGATCCTTTTCTATTATTCTTGTCTTGCGCATAAtccttatttttcaatttggaGAAATCTTTTTCCTCAACATAAGGTCTTctcatattttttcttcaatGGTCGTCGAACCATCATCCACGGCCCAAATTGTGGAGCTtccttattatattttttaaagtcaGGATGTGATTGATTCCCTTGAGTCTCGCTAAATTGGCCCGTAATTTCGGGATTCAGATTAGCCAGCCTCTGTCCTTCCTCTTCTGTAACCAAACCTCCATGGGGACTCTCCACCATTTTTGATGGCTCCAAACATGAGTCCAACCGATGTCCATACTTACTGCAGTTGAAGCAAATTAAGTGAAGTCCCTCGTACTCAATATTCAAAGCAGTTCCAAAAACCGAGATCCTAGGAATAAGCTTTTTGGTCAAATCAATCTCCACGCAAATTCTTGTAAAGCGACCTAGAAAGTGAATAGATGTAGCACGATCAATTTTTAACATAGATGTCCGATCCACTACAGTAGCACAAGAAAGGACTACAGAATCAACCCAGTCACGAAGGCCAGAAGAAACTTTGGTGGACATTTTTGTTAGAACCTTACAAAACATAAAGTTATACCTACAAATACAAACAGCCAAAAAGAGATCATTACTACAAGTAACCCGGACAGGGGCAAAGAGGTTGGGTAaactctgaaaaatcatcagcTACCCCTTTCCTAAAAAATGAATTACATTCAAACCAGAAGGCGCCCCTCCAATGAAGACATTACAGCATTACAGCGACACCTTCAAGGGCAGCACATACAATCAAAGTAAACCAGCCACTTCACGGAAAGTCAAAGCAAAGAGATCCTTTTTTCGCAAAAgcataaacaaaaacaaaattttaaagacaacAAGCCAGAACAAAGAAAGTGCCGCGAATCACCATCAAAATAGGCACACCAAAAAGCTACTAACATTCACCAAAATCATTCAAAGCAAACAGCTAGAGCAAGCAGAGAAATGCGAAAGCCACCAAAAACACTCACCTGGAAGGAAGACGAAAAAGGAAAGGCGCGCCAAACGACGACATCGTGAAATGTTCCAAATGCGCGTCAAGCAGTGATATCACGAACAAAAGGAGAATCCAAGAAAGAGAAGATCTTAGAGAAAAACTAGGAAGCAAAGATAAATCGAAGATAAAAAATACTTTCACAAAAAGACATGAAAAGAGGGGAAGGGTCCCagaaatgaagaaaagaagaggaagaagatgcgCAAAAGCTTTTATAAACGGCAAAGAATAACGAGCCCAATAACTAAGCTTTAAAGCGCACGCAAGAATCAAGGAAACTATCGCGCCAATCCAGCCCCGCATTTAAAGCAAAGTAACGtttaaattttcaaactaacaaaaagCCGGTTGCCCGACCTATTTAGAAAAGGAACGTCTGACAAACAAAAGTCGTGAATGCTCGAGCATGACTTATGAAAAGACCGGGACTctagtaggggcactgttcataccctgacccaagAATAAGGCCGAGTCCAATAAGGATAAAAGGGCCGACCTCAGGGGAGGGCCCTTCGTCCTCTACCCGACCTCTTGGAAGAAATCAGATACCGACTAAGGAGCCCAAAACTCCGCGTATCCAGCACGGCGAGGTCACTGCTTCTAGAAAGCAATGACCAAAAAGATAGGCTCCAGCCAACTCccaagatataagataagatagaactACCGCTACCAGAGAAGTCATCaaactctactataaatacactggcaccccccaagtataactcacgttctaatctactaaaaacctgcttaaagcccttgctaacttaagcatcggagtctcttgtaggtaccacccCACATCCTCACGAGGAACTCGGATAGGCGCCATCTCGGCATCAAGAAGTCAGATGCTGCCATCACAAAGGGGTCTGAACCTCACGTTCAGGCTCAAATCAACGTTTCAAATAACCCTCGAAACAATTTCAATAGCCGAACCTACTCGCTAGAGGAACCGATGATTATATAATTCAATAGGTAAATTAGGAATTCAGATCCATGCAGCTATCTTCCTCACAATGTGCTCTGAAGATAAGAAGAAAGGTCTCCATTGTTGAACAATTAAATAGTGCCCAGCGATCATCTAATGGCCACCAGTAAGAGCATGGGAGTAATCTTCTTCATCTGAAAAATGAACAAGGAAATAATCACTATTCATATCAATAACATTAATCTTACCTTTCGTAGTCCAATCACAATTCAGACGTTGTTCCATGAAATCCAATTCTATTCACTTCCCAAGAACTTTGACAATTAAAACATGCAAGGCTTGCACCATTTATCAAATTCTTCTTTTGTGACTTGAATGACCGGGCACGGGTAGAAGGATTTTTCCTTCATATGGCCTTCTTCTTTATACCAGCGATACTCAGGGACaggttcatcttcttcaatatcaaaaGAAAGATCATCAATCATCTCCACGCCTTTATCTGGCGTCATCAATAAGGATTCCCTGTAAGACACCTTCGGACTATCTTGTGATTTTTCCGCCACCTCCGTGCCAACtcctgattgatttagatcaacTTCCTCTcgattcttcactttttttgtGCTACGTTCAACAAGATCAATTTCCTCAATAGAAACCCTAGGAGAACGTTGGCTGACCATCTCTTTGTTATGATTATTTCATTAATAAAGACAAAGGATagtcaatataaaaataatgtataACTATGCACTTTTTTAATTGTCATTGCTCAAAATTAAATAGCTTTTGATAtggttttaatttcaattattcgtgcattttccttgattttcgAGATCGTACTTTAATGTCTCAGATTCCGAGTTAAAAGGGACGATCTTCCGAGTGACAGATCATTTGATTGCTTTATGGACCTTAGGCTTAGTACAGAACaatcatatattaatattagttatTCATTGAGTTaccatttaaagtttgaataatCACTAAAAGTAGTACTTGGGTTACTCATAGTGGCAATTGTCCACAAATCACAATACATACTAACAGCTCATAACGATTGACACAAGTAGCGATGAAGTTCTGATGTTGCATTAACattaatgtttattatttatatatatagtatgtaCAAATATTTACAAAGATATTAAACTTGTGTCGGCAGAAGATTGGATAGGTACTTCAACCACGTGCTCTATCAATTGCATTGCCATTCTAATGTTGGATTGAATATACAATTTAAAGTGTCCAGGATCTGCAACAAAACAAGTTAGTCAACGTATATCAGAGGTTGCCAACATATATATGTCACATGAAATAAGTTTCATaccttttatttgtgtttttcccaGCCCTAAGTTGATTAAGTTTGTCCCTCCATAAAGCTGCAGTTGCACCAGAAACATGAAATGTAATAGTAGAAACATTAGAGTGAGTATAACCACCAGCCGTTGTACATAAAGAAATGTGACCTTGTCAATCTGATGCATGTAGTGTACCAAGgcaaaatcacctaactataGAACCTAACTGGATTCACAGAGCATTTTAAACTTTAGGGATACAGAAATAATGAGACCAGACATTTACCAGCATCCTGATAGCGCTCTTCAACAACAGCTTTCAACATGTTGTGCAAAAGATTGAATTCTTTGGTTTCAGTACAAGGCTTACCACTTGGCCTGCAATTATGTTGCTTTTAGTTAATACTTGTCTTCCATAATGGAGTGTGTGTTAGAAATGTGAACTATTTTAAGGTTTCTTGACAGAAATTCTGCATATTATAGACAAGTCATAATGCCCAATTTTCCTTATAATGAATCATCTTCAAAAACCTACCGGTCCAGTTCAGTAAACAATGGGCCATCTGAACCAGGGGATTGTGTTGATAGTTTGCCTGATTCGATTACTCTCATCCCATCACTGTATGCCAAGTACTTGTTGACTTGTATTGGCACCTACAATATTTATGGAATGGTGAAATCTCTAAAATAAGTTTAAATAAGGCACAAACTAATATAACTTTTAACAGTTCCAGGTTTAACAATGGGCAGCGTGTACCACTTCACTCTAACAGCAAATCCTGGTCATATGAAACTTGGTTCAACAACTATGCTACTTtcagaaataaaattttcaacctTTCCAGAAAGATACTAAGTTTTTCACACATCAGCCAAGGCAAAAAAATGAACTACATGAAGCAATGCTTAGGAGAATACCGAATGTTACAGATGAtgatttattcatatgattaaaTTTATAAACATTTACCTTGCATCTCACAGCAATGTTGATAGCATCTGAAGGTCGAAGGTCAAAGCTCATACATTCTGAATCATTTCCAACCTATACCAAATATAAGTCATATTGTCATGCAATACTTTCAGGTGGATGTATTCCCCCTCTCCTCATGAACTCTCTTAGTAACTCTAACAGCTCTAACCTGCATTAAGCAAAAAATTATACTTCGTGAGAACCTGATGAAAATATCATAATATAACCAGATTAGAATTTAAGAATGAGAGACAGAGTACAAAGACAATCATACTTCGTATCCCATCTTGTCAATCATCTCCTTCACTACTTGATATAAAGTAGGTCTAGCCTGAAAAACCAACCAAAGAACCAGTATGAATGCGTATATATCACATACAAGCAAAATGTTGGTTAATAACACATCATGAACAAGTATCGGATAGAGGCAAAGTAACAAATATAACTGACAAAGACGACATACTATATGAACATTGCGTAAGGCTGCCATTAGCAAGACACTTGGCATCTCCACTGCAAACAAAGATGTACCATACAACACATTTACAATGGGATAGACATCAAATCATCGAGAATCAAGAAATAAGCGTATATGACACAATAGACACATAAGATCATAAGGAGTAAGAGGCATACAAACAATAATAGGAAGAAGTAAACCAGTCCCATCCTCCATCTTCAACACAATAGCAGGATGAGGGGCATAATCTGGAAGAAGCCCTCCATGAGGACTGTTATGGATGCATCTTAAGTGCCTACCATCCCT belongs to Arachis duranensis cultivar V14167 chromosome 8, aradu.V14167.gnm2.J7QH, whole genome shotgun sequence and includes:
- the LOC107460083 gene encoding LOW QUALITY PROTEIN: bifunctional nuclease 1 (The sequence of the model RefSeq protein was modified relative to this genomic sequence to represent the inferred CDS: substituted 2 bases at 2 genomic stop codons) gives rise to the protein MGSLNLKGPVVIPTVRAKVAGLCSVPLIGPMKAKCIRTEFWGLRCSRDKATVLSFHINMRKCKSKTVHCSFNSPSNGSGSTAENFDEKDEDYVNSSVVEAVEVRSGADGFMIKMRDGRHLRCIHNSPHGGLLPDYAPHPAIVLKMEDGTGLLLPIIVLEMPSVLLMAALRNVHIARPTLYQVVKEMIDKMGYEVRAVRVTKRVHEAXQYDLYLVXVGNDSECMSFDLRPSDAINIAVRCKVPIQVNKYLAYSDGMRVIESGKLSTQSPGSDGPLFTELDRPSGKPCTETKEFNLLHNMLKAVVEERYQDAALWRDKLNQLRAGKNTNKRSWTL